From a single Pseudomonas serboccidentalis genomic region:
- a CDS encoding YMGG-like glycine zipper-containing protein — translation MRLSLSALFFGLLIAQGAMAAGDGSAAVGGGLGGVLGNVVGGQLGGSTGAAVGAGVGGAAGSAVGANKHNRTEAAIGGGLGAAGGSVIGNSLGGSTGSAIGAGLGGAAGGAVGNNLGDDGGKGHSGGGHKHNKYKHKNRHH, via the coding sequence ATGCGTTTGTCATTGTCTGCACTGTTTTTCGGATTATTGATCGCTCAAGGCGCGATGGCCGCCGGAGATGGCAGCGCCGCCGTGGGTGGCGGACTGGGCGGTGTGCTCGGTAATGTGGTCGGTGGCCAGCTCGGCGGCAGCACCGGTGCGGCGGTCGGCGCGGGTGTCGGTGGCGCGGCGGGTAGCGCGGTCGGCGCGAATAAACACAATCGCACGGAAGCCGCCATTGGTGGTGGTCTCGGCGCAGCCGGTGGTTCAGTGATCGGCAACAGCCTGGGCGGCTCCACCGGCTCAGCCATCGGTGCAGGATTGGGCGGCGCGGCCGGTGGTGCGGTGGGCAACAACCTGGGTGACGACGGCGGGAAGGGGCATTCCGGCGGTGGACACAAGCACAACAAGTACAAACATAAAAACCGCCATCATTGA